The DNA segment CATCCGGCAGGGCCGCGAGGCCCTCGGCGATCAGCTTGGCGAGCACCTGCGGGTACTCCGGCGCGGTGGTGGCGCCCTGGAGGTACTGTTCGGCGGTCTGGAAGGCCTGGACCTGCAGGGAGTCCCCGGCCGAGAGCCGCTGGGCGTTGGCGTCCAGGTCGGCGGCCGAGCGGGCGCGGGTCAGACCGGCGGCGTAGTCGGCCTGCTGTGCCCGCTGGCGGCTCTCGATCATGTTCCGGGCGCGTTCCTGCGCCTGGGCGACGATCTGATCCGCTCTCGCCTGCGCGTCCTCACGGATGCGCGCGATCTCGCCCTGAATTTCGGTTTCGAGAATGTCACCTAGGCTCATGGCTGCCCCTTAACCGCGGAGCAGGAAGAAGCCGACGAAGCCGAAGATGACCAGCGTTTCCGGGATGAAGAACCAGATGGCCATCTGACCGAACTTCTCGGGACGCTCGGCCACGACGCCCGCGGCGGCCGCACCGATGGGGCCCTGCGCGAGGCCGGTGCCCACGGCGCCCAGGCCCAGCGCGATACCCGCGCCGATGGCCTTGAGGCCCGAGGCGGTCGCGCCGGCGTCGCTGGTCGCGGCTTCCTGCGCGAAGGCCGAGGTGGCGAAGGTCATGACGGCGAGGGCGGGCAGGTACTTGGCAGCGATGACGGTGCTGTTCTTGTAGGCGGTGTTCTTCATAGGTTCCTCCGGTAGGTGGTTATTTCCGTGCCGCGGGGGCAAAGGGAGCGTAGCGGGTGCCGGTCTCCTGGTAGAAGCCGGTCGGGTTGAGGTACTCGACCCACACGAGTCGGATGGGCTGCATGACGTGACCCAGGATGGTCAGGGCGAACAGGAAGGTGTGCACGATCAGGCCCAGGATGATGCCCAGCAGCGGCCCGATGATCGGCAGCACGCCGCCCAGGCCCCAGCCGACGTCCGTGGCGAGGTTC comes from the Deinococcus metalli genome and includes:
- a CDS encoding V-type ATP synthase subunit E, which produces MSLGDILETEIQGEIARIREDAQARADQIVAQAQERARNMIESRQRAQQADYAAGLTRARSAADLDANAQRLSAGDSLQVQAFQTAEQYLQGATTAPEYPQVLAKLIAEGLAALPDAEVVEAASAEHGAVHQALAQLGRHLEVRANESVKTGVRLVAGGGKTSVQNTLLGRLNASRAELSAQVSRLLADA
- a CDS encoding V-type ATP synthase subunit K; this encodes MKNTAYKNSTVIAAKYLPALAVMTFATSAFAQEAATSDAGATASGLKAIGAGIALGLGAVGTGLAQGPIGAAAAGVVAERPEKFGQMAIWFFIPETLVIFGFVGFFLLRG